The Cellulophaga sp. L1A9 genome window below encodes:
- the fahA gene encoding fumarylacetoacetase: protein MPIKTNDPNKKTWIPVPANSDFPIQNIPFGVFLTRDDVITIGTRIGNHAIDLGALHQLGYFKDIPLTDDIFLQDTLNDFISDGQKTWRLVRNRISDIFDTANASLRDNEEHKKVVLFTMEEIEMQLPVQIGDYTDFYSSKEHATNVGTMFRDPNNALLPNWLHIPVGYHGRSSSIVTSGTPVRRPMGQTMPAGAETPVFGPSKLVDFELEMAFITTDANVLGEPIPVDEAEDYIFGMVLFNDWSARDIQKWEYVPLGPFLAKNFASSISPWIVTMDALQPFKVDSPAQEPKPLPYLVQADGNKSYDIHLEVDIVPENSTATTVTKSNFKFMYWTMSQQLAHHTVNGCNVNSGDLMGSGTISGPTPDSYGSMLELSWGGKQEVKLNDGATRKFIEDNDTVVIKGFCKNEGIRIGFGEVSTKLLPVYQPKKKQ, encoded by the coding sequence ATGCCTATAAAAACAAACGATCCAAATAAAAAAACATGGATCCCTGTACCCGCAAACTCTGATTTCCCTATTCAAAATATTCCTTTTGGTGTCTTTTTGACTAGAGATGATGTAATAACCATTGGTACTCGTATAGGGAATCATGCTATAGATTTAGGAGCGTTGCATCAATTAGGGTATTTTAAAGATATTCCTTTAACGGATGATATCTTTTTACAAGACACGTTAAATGATTTTATCTCTGACGGGCAAAAAACATGGCGCTTGGTTCGGAACCGTATCTCGGATATTTTTGATACAGCTAATGCCTCTTTAAGAGATAATGAAGAACACAAGAAAGTAGTTCTTTTTACCATGGAGGAAATTGAAATGCAATTGCCGGTACAGATTGGTGATTATACAGATTTCTATTCTAGCAAGGAACACGCTACCAATGTGGGTACCATGTTTAGAGATCCAAATAATGCGTTATTACCAAACTGGCTTCATATTCCAGTGGGTTATCATGGAAGAAGTTCTTCTATAGTAACTAGTGGAACACCCGTTAGAAGACCAATGGGACAAACAATGCCTGCCGGTGCAGAAACGCCTGTATTTGGTCCTTCAAAATTAGTAGATTTTGAGCTTGAAATGGCTTTCATTACTACGGATGCTAATGTTTTAGGAGAACCAATTCCTGTTGATGAAGCAGAAGATTATATCTTCGGAATGGTTTTATTTAACGATTGGAGTGCTAGAGATATTCAGAAATGGGAATATGTTCCTTTAGGTCCGTTTTTAGCTAAAAACTTTGCATCCTCAATATCACCATGGATTGTTACGATGGATGCCTTACAACCTTTTAAAGTAGATAGCCCAGCCCAAGAACCTAAGCCACTACCCTATTTGGTACAAGCAGATGGTAATAAAAGCTATGATATTCATTTAGAAGTAGACATTGTTCCTGAAAATAGCACGGCGACCACAGTGACAAAATCTAATTTTAAATTCATGTATTGGACCATGTCTCAACAATTGGCGCACCATACCGTTAACGGCTGTAATGTAAACAGCGGTGATTTAATGGGTAGTGGAACCATATCTGGACCAACGCCAGATTCTTACGGTTCTATGCTAGAATTAAGCTGGGGTGGTAAGCAAGAAGTGAAATTAAATGATGGGGCAACAAGAAAGTTTATAGAAGATAATGATACGGTAGTGATTAAAGGGTTCTGTAAAAATGAGGGTATAAGAATTGGTTTTGGAGAGGTGTCTACAAAATTATTACCAGTATATCAACCTAAAAAAAAGCAGTAA
- the glyA gene encoding serine hydroxymethyltransferase, with protein sequence MQRDNQIFELIAEEKQRQINGIELIASENFVSDQVMEAAGSVLTNKYAEGYPGKRYYGGCEVVDVVEQIAIDRAKQLFGAEYANVQPHSGSQANASVYHACLKPGDTILGFDLSHGGHLTHGSPVNFSGRIYNPVFYGVEKETGVLNYDKIQEIAEKEKPKMIIAGASAYSRDIDFERFRVIADSVGALLLADISHPSGLIAKGILNDPIPHCHIVTTTTHKTLRGPRGGLILMGKDFDNPFGIKLKNGSLRKMSALLDLAVFPGNQGGPLEHIIAAKAIAFGEALTDEYLTYILQVKKNADAMAKAFVKKGYEIISGGTDNHMMLIDLRNKDITGKDAENTLVKADITANKNMVPFDDKSPFITSGIRFGTAAITTRGLKEDDMSIIVDFIDEVLMNADNDDVIDEVRTKVNALMGDRKLFYAC encoded by the coding sequence ATGCAACGCGACAATCAAATTTTTGAACTAATTGCTGAAGAGAAACAGCGCCAAATTAATGGAATAGAACTTATTGCTTCTGAGAACTTTGTAAGTGATCAAGTAATGGAAGCTGCAGGTTCTGTATTGACCAATAAATATGCTGAAGGCTACCCAGGAAAACGTTATTATGGTGGTTGTGAGGTTGTAGATGTTGTGGAGCAAATTGCGATTGACAGAGCGAAACAATTATTTGGTGCAGAATATGCAAATGTGCAACCTCATTCTGGTTCACAAGCTAATGCTTCTGTATATCATGCTTGTTTAAAACCTGGAGATACTATTTTAGGATTTGATCTTTCTCACGGAGGACATTTAACTCACGGGTCTCCTGTAAATTTTTCAGGTAGAATATACAATCCTGTATTTTATGGTGTTGAAAAAGAAACTGGAGTTTTAAATTATGATAAAATTCAGGAAATAGCAGAAAAAGAAAAACCAAAAATGATTATTGCTGGTGCTTCTGCATATTCTAGAGATATAGATTTTGAACGTTTTAGAGTAATTGCTGATAGTGTTGGAGCACTTTTATTAGCAGATATCTCTCATCCTTCTGGTTTAATTGCAAAGGGAATTTTAAACGATCCAATTCCTCATTGTCATATTGTTACTACAACGACACATAAAACATTAAGAGGTCCAAGAGGTGGACTTATATTAATGGGGAAAGATTTTGATAATCCTTTCGGAATTAAATTAAAAAACGGTTCTCTTAGAAAAATGTCTGCTTTATTAGACTTAGCCGTATTCCCAGGAAATCAAGGTGGTCCTTTAGAGCACATTATTGCCGCTAAAGCAATTGCATTTGGAGAGGCTTTAACAGATGAATATCTTACTTATATTTTACAAGTAAAGAAAAATGCTGATGCTATGGCTAAAGCATTCGTTAAAAAAGGATATGAAATTATTTCTGGAGGAACGGATAATCATATGATGTTGATTGATTTAAGAAATAAAGATATCACCGGTAAAGACGCTGAGAATACGCTAGTTAAAGCTGATATTACAGCGAATAAAAACATGGTCCCTTTTGATGATAAATCACCATTTATTACTTCAGGTATTCGTTTTGGAACGGCTGCGATTACTACACGTGGCTTAAAAGAAGATGATATGTCTATTATTGTTGACTTTATAGATGAAGTATTAATGAATGCCGACAATGATGATGTTATCGACGAAGTTAGAACGAAAGTAAATGCATTAATGGGCGATAGAAAACTTTTCTATGCTTGTTAA
- a CDS encoding response regulator: MKTLKILAVDDHQMTMIGYKYILEDANFDDFVVEMDMATTFEEGKEKLEVSVTNNDLFDLILLDIQLSPVVDGIPSTGQDLGVIARHITPSSKIVFLSSFSDNYRINSILRTVNPEGYMVKTEINEVVLKEMVETVLTSPPYYTKKALIAIRNKMSTNIFLDDTDIKILYYLSVGTRTKDMVEYIPLSISAIENRKRQIKEIFGVENENDNALIASAKEKGFI; encoded by the coding sequence ATGAAGACCTTAAAAATACTAGCTGTAGACGATCATCAAATGACGATGATTGGATACAAATATATATTAGAAGATGCCAATTTTGATGACTTTGTTGTGGAAATGGACATGGCAACTACCTTTGAAGAAGGAAAAGAAAAATTAGAAGTTTCAGTTACTAATAATGACTTATTTGATTTAATATTATTAGATATACAACTTTCCCCTGTTGTTGATGGGATACCCAGTACGGGACAAGATTTAGGGGTAATCGCGCGTCATATCACCCCCTCTTCCAAGATTGTATTCCTTTCTTCTTTTAGTGATAACTATAGGATTAATAGCATCTTAAGAACTGTAAATCCTGAAGGGTACATGGTTAAGACTGAAATTAATGAAGTGGTATTAAAAGAAATGGTAGAAACAGTACTTACTAGTCCGCCATACTATACTAAGAAAGCACTAATTGCCATTCGCAACAAAATGTCTACTAATATATTTTTAGACGATACAGATATCAAAATTTTATACTATTTATCTGTAGGGACACGTACCAAGGATATGGTTGAATACATACCTCTTTCTATAAGTGCAATTGAAAACAGAAAGCGCCAAATTAAAGAAATCTTTGGTGTAGAAAATGAAAATGACAATGCCTTAATCGCATCCGCTAAAGAAAAAGGGTTTATTTAA
- a CDS encoding tetratricopeptide repeat protein has translation MRTGKFILFSIPIYSFLAILLFSCTQNSTSSQENSSSKIVQDSLTTLVKNSADTNINLEERKKIIQEAFYKVNLLRTDSIRLKHLANLSYNSIQLKDSVLFRTINKETILLAQKQIDSVAMAEAYWDLGIFLDNTKLIDSTYYYYNEALTIYSNLNNQKKMAFLFNSISGIQRKLGDYAGAEQTTIKALEIFKESKNYLGMSNSYNSLGSITHSLGDIEKAVQFYEKASSYLDSMPNDLSYNRIFITNNIGVSNMLLHQYRAAENSFNTVVNFKDLRTKNPEFLAKVMVNLANAKKKQFSTEDLEPQYLAALEITREYNNTFSEATSTGHYAQYLAYIKDTIKAVKMAKTALALSEKSENFESLLRTLNFLTLVDKKNASTYAQEYFVIDKKLQEDERKLRDKFARIRFQTDEFIERNELLAKQNELLTREKRLWSALAVLGLIGIAAILIIVIQRIKNNNLRFKQQQQESNLEIFNLLLVQQSKFDEGKKLEQERISQELHDGFLNKILGIRLVLLGLNKRQDEKSIAQRAEMITELAELSEDIRSISHELNDAAFQKMQNFMEAIKSLIKTFQAGSETLKYSFNFNTDLDWDSLNSTLKINLYRIVQESIQNCIKHAEASTIFVNFDIENDYLIAIIEDNGQGFDTKKSKKGIGFRNISSRLKKLNGSLIVDSVIGKGTKLIIKIPFQNEIEKIA, from the coding sequence ATGCGAACAGGCAAGTTTATACTCTTTTCGATACCTATTTATAGCTTTTTAGCGATACTTCTTTTTTCTTGCACTCAAAATAGTACTTCCTCGCAAGAAAATAGTAGTTCTAAAATTGTTCAAGATTCTTTAACTACCCTCGTTAAAAATAGCGCAGATACAAACATTAATCTTGAAGAAAGAAAGAAAATAATTCAAGAAGCTTTTTATAAAGTTAACCTACTACGCACAGATTCCATCAGATTAAAACATCTAGCCAACTTATCTTATAATTCTATCCAATTAAAAGATTCGGTATTGTTTAGAACAATTAATAAAGAAACGATTTTATTGGCTCAAAAACAGATCGATTCTGTGGCAATGGCAGAAGCCTATTGGGATTTGGGTATATTTTTAGATAACACCAAATTAATAGACAGCACATACTATTATTATAATGAGGCCTTAACGATATATTCAAACCTGAATAATCAAAAGAAAATGGCTTTCCTATTTAATTCTATTAGCGGTATTCAGCGAAAATTAGGGGACTATGCAGGCGCTGAGCAAACTACGATTAAAGCTTTAGAAATTTTTAAAGAATCTAAGAATTACTTGGGGATGTCTAATAGTTATAATAGCTTAGGGTCAATAACGCATTCATTAGGAGACATAGAAAAGGCTGTTCAGTTTTATGAAAAAGCAAGTAGTTATTTAGATTCCATGCCTAATGATTTATCGTATAATCGAATTTTTATCACTAATAATATCGGTGTCTCTAATATGTTATTACACCAATATAGAGCAGCCGAAAATAGTTTTAATACAGTAGTTAATTTTAAAGATTTAAGAACCAAAAACCCTGAATTCTTAGCAAAAGTCATGGTTAATTTGGCCAATGCCAAGAAAAAGCAGTTTAGTACAGAGGATTTAGAACCTCAGTATTTAGCAGCTCTAGAGATCACCAGAGAATACAATAATACCTTTAGCGAAGCCACTTCCACAGGTCACTATGCACAATATCTAGCATATATAAAAGATACAATAAAAGCTGTGAAAATGGCTAAAACTGCCTTGGCGTTATCTGAAAAGTCAGAAAATTTTGAGAGCTTACTTAGAACGCTAAATTTCTTAACATTAGTAGATAAAAAAAATGCATCTACCTACGCACAAGAATATTTTGTAATTGATAAAAAGCTCCAAGAAGATGAACGAAAACTACGAGATAAATTTGCTCGGATACGTTTTCAAACGGATGAATTTATAGAACGCAATGAACTTTTAGCGAAACAAAATGAACTATTGACTCGAGAAAAACGCTTATGGAGCGCACTTGCGGTATTAGGTTTAATTGGTATTGCAGCAATATTAATTATTGTAATACAACGGATTAAAAATAATAATCTCCGCTTTAAACAACAACAACAAGAAAGTAATCTCGAAATTTTTAATCTTTTACTCGTACAACAGAGCAAATTTGATGAGGGTAAAAAATTGGAACAAGAGCGTATCTCACAAGAGTTACATGATGGTTTTTTAAATAAAATATTAGGGATACGTTTGGTATTATTGGGATTAAACAAGAGGCAAGATGAAAAATCTATTGCTCAAAGAGCAGAAATGATTACAGAACTCGCAGAGCTATCAGAAGACATTAGAAGTATTTCACACGAATTAAATGATGCCGCTTTCCAGAAAATGCAAAATTTCATGGAAGCTATAAAATCTTTGATAAAAACATTTCAAGCAGGATCAGAGACGCTAAAATATTCATTTAATTTTAATACAGATTTAGATTGGGATAGTTTAAACAGTACGCTCAAAATTAATCTCTACAGAATTGTTCAAGAAAGTATTCAAAACTGTATAAAACATGCAGAAGCAAGTACAATTTTTGTTAATTTTGATATAGAAAATGATTATCTGATTGCTATTATAGAAGATAATGGACAAGGGTTTGATACTAAAAAATCAAAAAAAGGAATAGGGTTCCGTAATATCTCTTCCCGATTAAAAAAATTAAACGGTTCATTAATTGTTGATAGTGTTATTGGTAAAGGAACTAAACTGATTATTAAAATTCCGTTTCAGAATGAAATTGAAAAAATTGCATAG
- a CDS encoding LytTR family DNA-binding domain-containing protein yields MEYNYAIVNSDSTFSHNLRTHLVNFKEFNCAGVAENCSEGLNIILKELPEIVFFNLNENAETCFMMVLELHQYLKYMPIFIGVSKDKKYAYEAIKNGFFDYWLQPLNEFDIRKSVLKLQKKELIGPYSNTTLCLKSYKDYRYINTNEILYLKADNNTTDVFMKDGTVISAFKTLKTFEDRLPKNFIRIHQSYILNTEYISRINYGKSTCTIKNHSTPLPFSKSYKINIDEVKKLLTKSTITTFN; encoded by the coding sequence ATGGAATACAACTATGCTATTGTAAATTCTGACAGTACATTTAGTCATAACCTTAGAACACACTTAGTAAACTTCAAAGAATTTAATTGTGCTGGTGTGGCTGAAAATTGTTCAGAAGGGTTGAATATCATCTTAAAAGAATTGCCGGAAATTGTTTTTTTTAACTTAAATGAAAACGCAGAAACGTGTTTTATGATGGTACTAGAGTTACATCAGTATTTAAAATACATGCCTATATTTATCGGAGTTTCAAAGGATAAAAAATATGCTTATGAGGCTATCAAAAATGGTTTTTTTGACTATTGGTTGCAACCATTAAATGAATTTGATATTCGAAAATCGGTTTTAAAATTGCAAAAAAAAGAATTGATCGGTCCTTATTCTAATACTACATTATGTTTAAAATCATATAAAGATTACCGTTATATTAATACGAATGAAATTCTTTATTTAAAAGCCGATAATAATACGACAGATGTTTTTATGAAAGATGGTACTGTGATAAGTGCATTTAAAACATTAAAAACTTTTGAAGATAGACTTCCTAAAAATTTTATTAGAATTCATCAAAGTTATATCCTAAACACGGAATATATCTCAAGGATTAATTACGGTAAGTCTACCTGCACTATAAAAAACCATAGTACGCCATTACCATTCTCTAAATCCTATAAAATAAATATAGATGAAGTGAAGAAATTACTAACCAAAAGCACCATCACCACATTTAATTAA
- a CDS encoding thioesterase family protein, with product MPKSFSKTIQVTEDDLDDLNHVNNVRYVQWIQDIAKEHWKEKAPKELVEQSIWVVKSHYIEYKRAAVLHDIIEVKTYIKESKGALSIRMVEMHDKKTKQLLLKSKTEWVLLDAKSNRPIRISDDIIAIFK from the coding sequence ATGCCAAAATCCTTTAGCAAAACAATACAGGTTACCGAAGATGATTTAGATGATCTAAACCATGTAAACAATGTACGCTACGTACAATGGATTCAAGATATTGCCAAAGAACACTGGAAAGAGAAAGCGCCAAAAGAACTTGTAGAACAAAGTATTTGGGTGGTTAAAAGTCATTATATTGAATACAAAAGAGCTGCAGTGCTCCATGATATTATCGAGGTAAAAACGTATATAAAAGAATCAAAAGGTGCTCTTTCTATTCGTATGGTAGAAATGCATGATAAAAAAACCAAGCAATTACTCTTAAAATCAAAAACAGAATGGGTTTTATTAGATGCAAAAAGCAATAGACCCATTAGAATATCTGACGATATTATTGCTATTTTCAAATAA
- a CDS encoding glutaminyl-peptide cyclotransferase encodes MKSIFSITSLLLILILNACGSSNTLPADLFEIKLAGNKTEFQQNESVGISLKNKKGIEVDNVSYTINDQPLKVENDQIVLDMPHLGEKTITATISYEGKTGNIEKHIKILAAKGPEVYTYEIINEFPHDQKAFTQGLEFYKDTLYESTGRKGQSFLRKFDFKTGKVFKQIDLDKQYFGEGLTILNDKIYMLTWQSGLGFIYDVNSLEKIDSFQYGTSKEGWGLTNDGKRLYKSDGSEKIWLLNPETLVEEDHIETVTNKSIFNKTNELEYVDGLIYANVWQKESMMIIDAVSGAIIGVINFGGLKDKVTKHADLDVLNGVAYNPKRGTFFVTGKNWDKLFEVKILKK; translated from the coding sequence ATGAAATCTATTTTTTCGATTACTTCACTACTACTTATCCTTATTTTAAATGCATGTGGAAGTAGTAATACCCTTCCTGCGGATTTATTTGAAATAAAATTAGCTGGAAATAAAACGGAATTTCAGCAAAATGAATCCGTTGGTATTTCCCTGAAAAACAAAAAAGGAATAGAGGTTGATAATGTATCATATACAATTAATGACCAACCTTTAAAGGTAGAAAATGACCAAATAGTTTTAGATATGCCACATTTAGGCGAGAAAACGATTACCGCAACAATTTCTTATGAAGGCAAAACAGGGAATATAGAAAAACATATTAAAATTTTAGCAGCGAAAGGACCAGAAGTCTATACGTATGAAATAATTAATGAATTTCCTCATGATCAAAAAGCATTTACTCAAGGTTTAGAATTTTATAAGGATACCCTTTATGAAAGTACCGGCAGAAAAGGCCAATCATTTTTGCGCAAATTTGATTTTAAAACAGGTAAGGTTTTTAAACAAATAGATTTAGACAAGCAATATTTTGGGGAAGGCCTGACCATCTTAAATGATAAGATTTATATGCTTACTTGGCAAAGCGGACTGGGTTTTATTTACGATGTAAATAGCTTAGAGAAAATTGATAGTTTTCAATATGGTACTAGTAAAGAAGGCTGGGGCTTAACCAATGATGGGAAAAGACTTTATAAAAGTGATGGAAGTGAAAAAATATGGTTGCTAAATCCCGAAACATTGGTAGAAGAAGATCATATAGAAACAGTAACCAATAAATCTATATTCAATAAAACAAACGAATTAGAATATGTAGACGGTCTCATTTATGCAAATGTTTGGCAAAAAGAGAGTATGATGATTATTGATGCTGTCAGTGGCGCAATCATTGGAGTGATAAATTTTGGAGGTTTAAAAGATAAAGTTACCAAGCATGCAGATTTAGATGTTTTAAATGGCGTTGCTTACAACCCTAAAAGAGGAACTTTTTTCGTCACAGGAAAAAATTGGGATAAATTGTTTGAAGTAAAAATTCTAAAGAAATAA